The following coding sequences are from one Brooklawnia cerclae window:
- a CDS encoding LysR substrate-binding domain-containing protein has translation MLDLHRLRLLVELERRGTLSAVADALSYSKSTVSQQLGALEREAGVSLIQPSGRKVQLTPQGRVLAGYGRRLLDVLDEAEAEVARTVTAVSGTIRIAVFQSASYAIVPTALSLLAERHPGLRVEVVTRGPEEGLVEVSSRDFDLVLAEQYPGRTRPLFTNLDRVALTRDPIRLAVPPRPASPALPGTTATDDPPRLADLRDALWVMEPIGTAARDWSVQVCRSAGFEPDVRFETADLMAHVRLIESGNAVGLLPDLVWAGQRPTVSLTELPGAPRREVFSSARRSAAAHPAVGAARRALAEAVLAASVPGLTPGPS, from the coding sequence GTGCTCGACCTTCACCGGCTGCGTCTGCTCGTCGAACTGGAACGCCGCGGGACGCTCAGCGCCGTCGCGGACGCCCTGTCGTACAGCAAGTCCACGGTCTCCCAGCAACTCGGCGCGCTCGAGCGCGAGGCGGGCGTGTCGCTGATCCAACCGTCCGGACGCAAGGTCCAGCTCACACCCCAGGGTCGAGTACTGGCGGGCTACGGCAGACGCCTGCTCGACGTCCTCGACGAGGCGGAGGCCGAGGTCGCGCGGACGGTGACGGCGGTGAGCGGGACCATCAGGATCGCCGTGTTCCAGTCGGCGTCCTACGCGATCGTGCCCACAGCGCTCAGTCTGCTCGCCGAGCGCCACCCCGGTCTGCGGGTCGAGGTCGTCACGCGCGGGCCCGAGGAGGGGTTGGTCGAGGTGTCCTCGCGCGACTTCGACCTCGTGCTCGCCGAGCAGTACCCCGGCCGGACGCGTCCGCTGTTCACCAACCTCGACCGCGTGGCCCTGACCCGCGACCCGATCCGCCTGGCCGTTCCACCCCGGCCGGCCTCCCCCGCCCTGCCCGGGACGACGGCGACCGACGACCCGCCGCGATTGGCCGACCTCCGCGACGCCCTCTGGGTCATGGAACCGATCGGCACCGCCGCACGGGACTGGTCGGTGCAGGTGTGCCGCAGCGCCGGGTTCGAACCGGACGTCCGCTTCGAGACCGCCGACCTCATGGCACACGTCCGGCTCATCGAGTCCGGGAACGCGGTCGGCCTGTTGCCGGATCTCGTCTGGGCTGGTCAGCGGCCCACCGTGTCGCTCACGGAACTGCCAGGGGCGCCGCGCCGGGAGGTCTTCTCCAGCGCACGCCGTTCCGCCGCGGCCCACCCGGCCGTCGGTGCGGCCCGCCGTGCCCTGGCCGAGGCGGTCCTCGCCGCGAGCGTGCCCGGGCTCACCCCCGGCCCGTCCTGA
- a CDS encoding DUF2530 domain-containing protein, producing the protein MSESPDQLPARGTTGLRQAPFPPLHEDGVNVFAIGTAGFALASLILLVGRRTLGVADVWLATTLTGLAVGIVATVYCLWRRDKRARDAARGIAPPTA; encoded by the coding sequence ATGAGCGAGTCCCCGGACCAACTGCCCGCACGAGGCACGACCGGGCTGCGTCAGGCCCCTTTCCCGCCCCTGCACGAGGACGGGGTGAACGTGTTCGCCATCGGCACCGCCGGATTCGCGCTGGCGTCCCTGATCCTGCTGGTGGGACGCCGCACTCTGGGCGTCGCTGACGTCTGGCTGGCCACGACGCTCACGGGCCTGGCCGTCGGCATCGTGGCCACCGTGTACTGCCTCTGGCGCCGCGACAAGCGTGCCCGCGACGCCGCACGCGGCATCGCGCCCCCGACGGCGTGA
- a CDS encoding proline dehydrogenase family protein, with protein sequence MTSIRETTSLPTDMSDHIEAVTALVHRWLADAAGQPVDSAASLLASILKDPRGLEFTVGFVDGVMRPERLPVAARNLYRLGPLTPTSLSWPLRAAIGAGVHLAPILPWPVIPIARLVLRRLVGNLVLDATPGRLGRTISTLKRDGNRLNLNLLGEAVLGEAEATRHLAGTRALLARDDVDYVSIKVSAVASQLSMWSFEQTVEKVVATLTPLYELAATSATPKFINLDMEEYRDLDLTIAVFTRLLDQPQLADLEAGIVLQAYLPDALGAYRRLESWAADRTGRGSAPIKVRLVKGANLAMEHVDAELHGWPLATYPTKVEADANYKRVLDYAMTPERTAAIRLGVAGHNLFDVAHAWLLAQERSVTDGVEFEMLAGMSSGQAAVVRAEVGRLLLYTPVVHPSEFDVAIAYLVRRLEENASSANFMSAVFDIGADQDLFARERSRFVAALAVLESSPGVPEPNRRQDRGIRPAGPVPTPPSAGTAPAIPFANEPDTDPALSANRAWGAQILARAPGSTLGMATIAEAMVKDEATLDRLVTAAAQAGRAWGGRPADERAALLRRAASSLASSRAELIEVAASETGKTIAEADVEVSEATDFARYYAELATDLDQVAGARFVPDSLTVVTPPWNFPLAIPAGGILAALAAGSAVVVKPAPQARRCGAVICEALWRAGVPRDLLTLVDLDETGLGKALVTHPLVSRIILTGSYDTASLFHSWRPELPLLAETSGKNAIVVTPSADLELAAADVARSAFLHAGQKCSAASLVILVGSVARSERFARQLLDAASSMRVGWPQDARTQIGPIIEPAAGKLLGALTELAPGEQWVLEPSQLDDSGRLWSPGIRTGVKPGSRAHLTEFFGPMLAIMHAETLEEAIRFQNATDYGLTAGIHSLDPEEVSIWVDGVQAGNLYVNRGITGAIVRRQPFGGWKRSSVGAGAKAGGPNYLVGLGRWEPDEGTAAVASDAVPASDLVAPVRALIEAARPDADPERLAFLTGAAVSDQVAWQERFGRVADPSNLTCERNLLRYRPVPVAVRLGAGADLIGGLRVIGAGLRAGSELTVSAADALPDRISAFLASQGITVTIEDEPAWQVRLASGSLGVSRVRLVGGDPAETARALRGAADVSLWSNPVTAAGRIELLAFVHEQAIAITAHRFGNPTALPDRVVAGL encoded by the coding sequence ATGACCAGCATCCGCGAGACGACATCACTACCCACAGACATGAGCGATCACATCGAGGCCGTCACGGCCCTGGTACACCGTTGGCTCGCCGACGCCGCCGGGCAGCCGGTCGACTCGGCGGCGTCCCTGCTCGCATCGATCCTGAAAGACCCCCGCGGCCTCGAGTTCACCGTCGGGTTCGTCGACGGTGTCATGCGTCCCGAACGGCTGCCGGTGGCGGCACGCAATCTGTATCGCCTCGGCCCGCTGACCCCCACGAGCCTGTCCTGGCCGTTGCGCGCTGCCATCGGCGCCGGCGTTCACCTCGCACCGATCCTGCCCTGGCCCGTGATCCCGATCGCGCGCCTCGTGCTGCGCCGGCTCGTCGGGAACCTCGTCCTCGACGCGACGCCGGGGCGCCTGGGGCGGACGATCTCGACGCTGAAGCGGGACGGCAACAGGCTGAACCTCAACTTGTTGGGCGAGGCGGTGCTCGGCGAGGCCGAGGCGACGCGTCACCTGGCGGGCACTCGGGCGCTTCTCGCTCGCGACGACGTCGACTACGTCTCGATCAAGGTGTCCGCGGTCGCGAGCCAGCTGTCGATGTGGAGCTTCGAGCAGACGGTCGAGAAGGTCGTGGCGACGCTGACCCCGCTCTACGAGCTGGCCGCGACGTCCGCGACCCCCAAGTTCATCAATCTCGACATGGAGGAGTACCGCGATCTCGACCTGACGATCGCCGTCTTCACCCGGCTGCTCGACCAGCCGCAACTGGCGGATCTGGAGGCCGGGATCGTCCTTCAGGCCTATCTGCCCGACGCACTCGGCGCGTACCGGCGTCTGGAGAGCTGGGCGGCCGACCGGACCGGCCGGGGCTCGGCGCCGATCAAGGTGCGTCTGGTCAAGGGCGCCAATCTCGCCATGGAGCACGTCGACGCCGAACTGCACGGCTGGCCGCTGGCCACCTATCCCACCAAGGTCGAGGCCGACGCGAACTACAAGCGTGTGCTCGACTACGCGATGACCCCCGAGCGCACGGCGGCGATCAGGCTCGGTGTCGCCGGGCACAACCTGTTCGACGTCGCCCACGCGTGGCTGCTCGCCCAGGAGCGCTCGGTCACCGACGGGGTCGAGTTCGAGATGCTCGCGGGGATGTCCTCCGGCCAGGCCGCGGTGGTGCGCGCCGAGGTGGGCCGCCTGCTGCTCTACACCCCGGTCGTCCATCCCTCGGAGTTCGACGTCGCCATCGCCTATCTCGTGCGCCGGCTGGAGGAGAACGCCAGCAGCGCCAACTTCATGTCCGCCGTCTTCGACATCGGTGCAGACCAGGACCTGTTCGCCCGCGAGCGGTCACGGTTCGTCGCGGCCCTGGCGGTGCTGGAGTCCTCGCCGGGCGTGCCCGAGCCCAACCGCCGTCAGGACCGTGGGATCCGGCCGGCGGGCCCCGTCCCGACGCCGCCGAGCGCCGGGACGGCACCCGCGATTCCGTTCGCCAACGAGCCCGACACCGATCCGGCTCTGAGCGCCAACCGCGCCTGGGGTGCGCAGATCCTCGCCCGTGCACCCGGGTCGACCCTGGGCATGGCGACCATCGCCGAAGCGATGGTGAAGGACGAGGCCACGCTCGATCGCCTGGTGACAGCAGCCGCGCAGGCCGGCCGCGCGTGGGGCGGACGGCCCGCCGACGAGCGTGCCGCGCTGCTGCGCCGGGCGGCGTCCTCCCTGGCCTCCTCGCGGGCCGAGCTCATCGAGGTGGCGGCCTCCGAGACGGGCAAGACGATCGCGGAAGCCGACGTCGAGGTGTCCGAGGCGACCGACTTCGCCCGCTACTACGCCGAGCTGGCCACCGACCTCGATCAGGTCGCCGGGGCACGCTTCGTCCCCGACTCGCTCACCGTCGTCACCCCGCCGTGGAACTTCCCTCTGGCCATCCCGGCCGGTGGCATCCTCGCGGCGCTCGCGGCCGGGTCCGCGGTCGTCGTCAAGCCCGCACCCCAGGCCCGCCGGTGTGGTGCCGTCATCTGCGAGGCCCTGTGGCGTGCCGGGGTGCCGCGTGATCTGCTCACACTGGTCGACCTCGACGAGACCGGGCTGGGAAAGGCGCTGGTCACCCATCCGCTGGTGAGCCGGATCATCCTGACCGGCAGCTACGACACCGCCTCGCTGTTCCACTCGTGGCGTCCCGAACTACCCCTGCTCGCGGAGACGAGCGGGAAGAACGCGATCGTCGTCACGCCCTCGGCAGACCTCGAACTCGCCGCCGCCGACGTCGCCCGCAGCGCCTTCCTCCACGCGGGCCAGAAGTGTTCCGCCGCGTCCCTGGTGATCCTGGTGGGCTCGGTGGCTCGCTCCGAGAGGTTTGCCCGGCAACTCCTCGACGCCGCGTCCTCGATGCGCGTGGGCTGGCCGCAGGACGCTCGCACGCAGATCGGGCCGATCATCGAGCCGGCTGCCGGCAAGCTCCTGGGGGCTCTGACCGAGTTGGCGCCCGGTGAGCAATGGGTGCTCGAGCCGAGTCAGCTCGACGACTCCGGCAGGCTCTGGTCACCGGGAATCCGCACGGGGGTGAAGCCTGGGAGCCGCGCGCATCTGACCGAGTTCTTCGGGCCGATGCTCGCGATCATGCACGCGGAGACCCTCGAAGAGGCCATCCGGTTCCAGAACGCCACCGACTACGGCCTGACCGCGGGCATCCACTCCCTCGATCCCGAAGAGGTCTCGATCTGGGTGGACGGGGTCCAGGCAGGGAACCTCTACGTGAACCGTGGAATCACGGGCGCGATCGTGCGGCGCCAGCCCTTCGGTGGCTGGAAGCGGTCGAGCGTCGGAGCGGGGGCCAAGGCCGGGGGTCCCAACTACCTCGTCGGCCTGGGACGATGGGAACCCGACGAGGGCACGGCAGCCGTGGCCTCCGACGCGGTGCCTGCGTCCGACCTCGTCGCGCCCGTGCGTGCCCTCATCGAGGCCGCCCGACCGGACGCGGACCCCGAGCGGCTGGCATTCCTCACCGGGGCGGCGGTCTCCGACCAGGTTGCGTGGCAGGAGCGGTTCGGCCGTGTGGCGGACCCGTCGAACCTGACCTGCGAGCGCAACCTGCTGCGATACCGACCCGTTCCGGTCGCGGTGCGCCTCGGTGCCGGAGCCGACCTGATCGGCGGCCTGCGCGTGATCGGCGCGGGCCTGCGGGCGGGCAGCGAGCTGACGGTCTCGGCCGCGGACGCGCTGCCCGATCGGATCAGCGCCTTCCTGGCCTCCCAGGGCATCACGGTGACGATCGAGGACGAGCCCGCGTGGCAGGTACGCCTGGCGTCCGGCTCTCTCGGCGTCTCGCGTGTCCGGCTGGTCGGGGGCGATCCCGCGGAGACCGCGCGGGCGCTGCGTGGTGCCGCCGATGTGTCGCTCTGGAGCAACCCGGTCACCGCCGCGGGACGGATCGAACTCCTGGCGTTCGTCCATGAGCAGGCGATCGCCATCACGGCACACAGGTTCGGCAACCCGACGGCACTGCCCGATCGCGTCGTCGCGGGACTCTGA
- a CDS encoding cold shock domain-containing protein yields the protein MPSGKVRFYDAEKGFGFIAKDGGGDVYVRADALPRGVTGLRSGQRVEFGVIEGRRGEQALSVELIEAPPSLAKAARKKPEQLAVMFEDLIKLMDQLGNGYRHGRYPNQQQAAKVAGMLRAVADELEL from the coding sequence GTGCCCAGCGGCAAGGTGCGTTTTTACGACGCAGAGAAGGGCTTTGGCTTCATCGCCAAGGACGGTGGTGGCGACGTCTATGTGCGTGCTGATGCCCTCCCCCGGGGTGTCACCGGTCTCCGGTCGGGTCAGCGCGTCGAGTTCGGGGTCATCGAGGGACGACGTGGCGAGCAGGCCCTGTCGGTCGAACTGATCGAGGCCCCGCCGTCGCTGGCGAAGGCCGCCCGCAAGAAACCCGAACAGCTCGCGGTGATGTTCGAGGATCTCATCAAGCTGATGGATCAGCTGGGCAACGGGTATCGCCACGGTCGCTACCCCAACCAGCAGCAGGCCGCCAAGGTGGCCGGTATGTTGCGCGCCGTCGCGGACGAGCTCGAACTGTGA
- a CDS encoding metal-dependent transcriptional regulator, with product MSELIDTTEMYLRTILELHEEGIEPLRARIVERLHQSGPTVSQTVARLERDGLLWVRDDRRIELSELGWHRANSVMRKHRLAECMLSDIIGMEWVDVHEEACKLEHVISDLMEERLAVLLDEPALSPYGCPVPRPEGSPPADFRKGVLPLDDVLGDKPLTVTLRRFSEQVQADAPALTGLDDVGLRPGVEFEAVRVGDALEIRTSEGRVRVDGGLASGLWIDPIDS from the coding sequence ATGAGTGAGTTGATCGATACCACCGAGATGTATCTGCGAACGATCCTCGAATTGCACGAGGAGGGGATCGAGCCCCTTCGCGCGCGCATCGTCGAGCGGCTGCACCAGTCGGGGCCGACTGTCAGCCAGACGGTAGCCAGGCTCGAGCGTGACGGCCTGCTGTGGGTGCGCGACGATCGGAGGATCGAGTTGAGCGAGTTGGGCTGGCATCGCGCCAACTCGGTGATGCGCAAGCACCGTCTTGCGGAGTGCATGTTGTCGGACATCATCGGCATGGAGTGGGTCGACGTGCACGAGGAGGCCTGCAAGCTCGAGCACGTCATCAGCGATCTCATGGAGGAGCGGCTGGCGGTCCTGCTGGACGAGCCGGCGCTGTCGCCCTACGGCTGTCCGGTCCCCCGTCCCGAGGGATCGCCGCCCGCGGACTTCCGCAAGGGCGTCCTCCCACTCGACGACGTGCTGGGCGACAAGCCCCTCACGGTCACGCTCAGGCGCTTCAGCGAGCAGGTGCAGGCCGATGCCCCCGCGCTGACCGGGCTGGACGACGTGGGCCTGCGTCCCGGCGTCGAGTTCGAGGCCGTGAGGGTCGGTGACGCACTGGAGATCCGGACATCCGAGGGACGCGTCCGCGTCGACGGCGGGCTCGCCTCGGGGCTGTGGATCGATCCCATAGACAGCTGA
- a CDS encoding NCS2 family permease: protein MSAISPSGTQSGAADGDLSGLDKWFEITKRGSSVAREVRGGLVTFFTMAYIIALNPLIIGTAVDKNGNLVSGAPKFTDAAMTVVDGAAVGQSIAMVAAVTALIAGIMTILMGVVGRFPIGLATGLGLNAMLAYVIAPTMTWPQAMGLVVCEGIVITILVLTGFREAVFRAVPPTLRIAISVGIGLFITLVGLADAGIIRAGDPLVQLGIGGSLTGWPIFVFVVTLFVLLFLYQRKVKGAMLWAIAAGTVLAVILEVATSIGAQSDDNVTGWALNVPAFPGWDAFAAPNLGLLGRVDVFGGFAPDGHATLGTVLTGVMLVFSLLLADFFDTMGTVVAIGAEGNLLNESGEPPHLREILLVDSLAALAGGAGSVSSNTSYIESTAGVAEGARTGLASVVTGAAFVLALFVTPVVNMVPSEAVAPVLVLVGFLMMMQVGQIDWPDLEISVPAFVTIVLMPFSYSITVGIGAGFITYVAMKIFAGKAGKVHVLMWVVSALFVIYFAQSLISGWFS, encoded by the coding sequence ATGAGTGCGATTTCCCCGAGCGGGACACAGTCTGGGGCCGCCGACGGCGACCTCAGCGGTTTGGACAAGTGGTTCGAGATCACCAAGCGGGGCTCGAGCGTGGCCCGCGAGGTGCGTGGTGGGCTGGTGACGTTCTTCACCATGGCCTACATCATTGCGCTGAATCCCCTCATCATCGGCACAGCCGTCGACAAGAACGGCAACCTCGTGTCGGGGGCGCCGAAGTTCACGGACGCGGCGATGACGGTCGTCGACGGTGCTGCGGTGGGACAGTCCATCGCCATGGTCGCCGCCGTGACGGCGCTCATCGCCGGAATCATGACCATCCTCATGGGTGTGGTCGGGCGCTTCCCGATCGGCCTGGCCACCGGGCTGGGGCTGAACGCGATGCTCGCCTACGTCATCGCCCCCACCATGACCTGGCCGCAGGCGATGGGCCTGGTGGTCTGCGAGGGCATCGTGATCACCATCCTGGTCCTCACGGGCTTCCGGGAGGCGGTCTTCCGCGCGGTGCCGCCCACCCTGCGTATCGCCATCAGCGTGGGCATCGGCCTGTTCATCACGCTGGTCGGCCTGGCCGACGCCGGCATCATCCGGGCGGGTGATCCCCTGGTGCAACTCGGCATCGGAGGCTCGCTGACGGGCTGGCCCATCTTCGTCTTCGTCGTCACTCTCTTCGTGCTGCTGTTCCTCTATCAGCGCAAGGTGAAGGGCGCCATGCTGTGGGCGATCGCCGCGGGCACCGTGCTGGCGGTCATCCTCGAGGTGGCCACGTCGATCGGTGCGCAGAGCGACGACAACGTCACGGGCTGGGCTCTCAACGTGCCCGCCTTCCCGGGCTGGGACGCGTTCGCCGCACCCAACCTGGGCCTGCTGGGCCGTGTGGACGTCTTCGGCGGCTTCGCTCCCGACGGGCATGCGACCCTCGGCACCGTGCTGACCGGCGTCATGCTCGTCTTCAGCCTGCTGCTCGCCGACTTCTTCGACACCATGGGCACCGTGGTGGCCATCGGAGCCGAGGGCAACCTGCTGAACGAGTCCGGCGAGCCCCCGCACCTGCGTGAGATCCTGCTCGTCGACTCGCTCGCCGCGCTCGCGGGTGGCGCGGGGTCCGTGTCCAGCAACACCAGCTACATCGAGTCGACCGCAGGTGTCGCGGAAGGCGCCCGGACCGGCCTGGCATCGGTGGTCACCGGTGCGGCCTTCGTCCTCGCACTGTTCGTGACGCCGGTGGTCAACATGGTGCCGTCCGAGGCGGTGGCCCCGGTGCTCGTCCTGGTGGGCTTCCTCATGATGATGCAGGTGGGGCAGATCGACTGGCCCGACCTCGAGATCTCCGTCCCGGCGTTCGTCACGATCGTCCTCATGCCCTTCTCGTACTCGATCACGGTCGGGATCGGCGCCGGCTTCATCACCTACGTCGCGATGAAGATCTTCGCCGGCAAGGCGGGCAAGGTGCACGTGCTCATGTGGGTGGTCTCGGCGTTGTTCGTGATCTACTTCGCCCAGTCGCTCATCTCGGGATGGTTCTCCTGA
- a CDS encoding DUF3027 domain-containing protein, with amino-acid sequence MTEVDQIVLDAVDQARAAAEEAAGDFGVGDYLGVRSEDGVRQGTHYFACPHPAYTGWHWAVTMTRAARARQATVNEVVLLPSDGSLLAPPWVPWADRLQAGDLTPGALLPTPDNDPRLEPGYTGGELAPDADPAEWSQTRAVVTELGLGRERLLSPVGREQAAERWLSGEGGPDTPVARQAPGVCVACGYFVRLTGSLGRVFGVCANEYSSSDGSVVSVDHGCGGHSDVVADERGIRLPEPVFDTVSLDHSLFD; translated from the coding sequence ATGACCGAGGTCGACCAGATCGTCCTGGACGCGGTGGATCAGGCCCGCGCGGCCGCGGAGGAGGCCGCCGGCGACTTCGGGGTCGGGGATTACCTCGGCGTGCGCTCGGAGGACGGCGTCCGGCAGGGCACCCACTACTTCGCCTGCCCCCACCCCGCCTACACGGGCTGGCACTGGGCCGTGACGATGACCCGGGCGGCCCGGGCACGCCAGGCGACGGTCAACGAGGTCGTCCTCCTGCCGAGTGACGGATCGCTGCTCGCCCCGCCGTGGGTGCCGTGGGCCGACAGGCTCCAGGCCGGCGACCTGACCCCCGGCGCGCTCCTGCCGACTCCCGACAACGATCCTCGCCTCGAACCCGGCTACACGGGCGGCGAGCTCGCTCCCGACGCGGATCCCGCAGAGTGGTCCCAGACGCGTGCCGTCGTCACCGAACTGGGACTGGGGCGCGAACGCCTGCTGTCACCGGTCGGGCGTGAGCAGGCCGCCGAGCGCTGGCTGTCGGGCGAAGGCGGCCCGGACACGCCGGTGGCGCGACAGGCTCCGGGGGTATGCGTGGCCTGCGGTTACTTCGTCCGGTTGACGGGCTCGTTGGGTCGGGTCTTCGGGGTGTGCGCCAACGAGTACTCCTCGTCCGACGGCTCGGTGGTCTCGGTCGATCACGGATGCGGCGGACACTCCGACGTGGTCGCCGACGAGCGGGGTATCCGCCTGCCCGAGCCCGTCTTCGACACGGTCAGTCTCGACCACTCGCTGTTCGACTGA
- a CDS encoding DUF7691 family protein, which translates to MGQLTLFAIGITEVRDMFGASPDLADRLRVVAEDRFRVPTTARHGRGSLLNRVGPVLKRPVDPPRAPARPTGQDVEILLAGHSVPPDRLGFAWQIAMAWLDDLSWGRTDLDADARTMSSIEFDLATAGLPSRLSIERLMQGSPQLPLPTMTGQVFGYAKHEQAEATRQALTAVIGDVGQASAPFAGAVLEFLNHYPEWTIRAGDARRPDPDLVVSWFA; encoded by the coding sequence ATGGGACAGTTGACGCTGTTTGCCATCGGCATCACCGAGGTGCGTGACATGTTCGGCGCTTCTCCCGATCTCGCCGACAGACTGCGCGTCGTGGCCGAGGACAGGTTCCGCGTCCCCACCACGGCACGGCACGGTCGCGGCTCGTTGCTGAACCGTGTGGGCCCGGTGCTCAAGCGGCCCGTCGATCCCCCACGCGCGCCCGCGCGTCCGACCGGACAGGACGTCGAGATCCTCCTGGCCGGGCATTCCGTCCCGCCCGACCGGCTCGGGTTCGCCTGGCAGATAGCGATGGCCTGGCTGGACGACCTGTCATGGGGACGAACCGACCTCGACGCCGACGCCAGGACGATGAGTTCCATCGAGTTCGACCTGGCCACAGCGGGACTGCCGAGCCGACTGTCGATCGAGCGCCTCATGCAGGGCAGCCCGCAGCTCCCCCTGCCCACGATGACCGGCCAGGTGTTCGGGTACGCCAAACACGAGCAGGCCGAGGCCACCCGCCAGGCCCTCACCGCCGTGATCGGTGATGTCGGACAGGCATCGGCACCGTTCGCGGGCGCCGTGCTCGAGTTCCTCAACCACTACCCCGAATGGACGATCCGGGCCGGGGACGCTCGTCGCCCCGACCCGGATCTGGTCGTCAGTTGGTTCGCGTGA
- a CDS encoding acVLRF1 family peptidyl-tRNA hydrolase, producing the protein MEVARTAHVDPERLYGWVARFEARHGAIASTASDDALVLTAADGATARLINRWEPFVGTGVAEFTEHVLRDRRVGFLLVRKGADAVGVAQGTDLVAHRTSVHYVQGRTKAGGWSQQRYARRRGNQATRAYDEAARDAFEVVVPHRADLDALVTGGDRVGVDTVLADPRLEGLRGLPRRHPVLPVPDARLAVLYECVRQARRVPVELDAAAVAVPSDGEA; encoded by the coding sequence ATGGAAGTGGCACGTACCGCGCACGTGGACCCCGAGCGCCTATATGGGTGGGTCGCCCGATTCGAGGCCCGCCACGGCGCGATCGCGTCCACCGCATCGGACGACGCGCTGGTACTGACGGCCGCCGACGGGGCCACCGCGCGCCTGATCAACCGGTGGGAGCCCTTCGTGGGCACGGGGGTCGCCGAGTTCACCGAGCACGTGCTGCGGGATCGCCGGGTGGGGTTCCTGCTCGTCCGCAAGGGCGCCGACGCCGTCGGTGTCGCGCAGGGCACCGACCTGGTGGCTCATCGCACCTCGGTTCACTACGTGCAGGGGCGGACGAAAGCAGGCGGCTGGTCGCAGCAGCGGTACGCCAGGCGGCGGGGCAACCAAGCGACCCGGGCCTACGACGAGGCCGCGAGGGACGCCTTCGAGGTCGTCGTCCCGCATCGTGCCGACCTCGACGCGCTGGTGACCGGCGGAGACCGGGTGGGCGTGGACACCGTGCTGGCGGATCCACGCCTGGAGGGCCTTCGCGGGCTGCCCCGGCGTCATCCTGTGCTGCCCGTGCCGGACGCGCGTCTGGCAGTGCTGTACGAGTGTGTGCGGCAGGCTCGGCGCGTCCCCGTCGAACTGGACGCCGCAGCCGTCGCGGTGCCCTCCGACGGCGAGGCCTGA
- a CDS encoding NUDIX hydrolase — protein MADEDRRPMIPVPPPQRPVRTRRASRVLIRAGGRVLLIADSDPGIAGSHWWVTPGGGLDAQESWHDAAVRELLEETGLRIDAEDLVGPIAERVVRHGYSDQVLVQHEMFFAVDLPSPFEPDAAGFTEEEQVTLTGFEWFAASQLADITVWPTRLPDLFGARQGDFVDLGEVEESTVPVALGHRES, from the coding sequence ATGGCTGACGAGGACAGGCGTCCGATGATCCCGGTTCCCCCACCGCAGCGTCCCGTGCGAACCCGCAGGGCCTCTCGTGTGCTGATACGTGCCGGGGGCAGGGTTCTGCTGATCGCGGACTCGGACCCTGGCATCGCGGGCTCGCACTGGTGGGTCACACCGGGCGGCGGCCTGGACGCGCAGGAGAGCTGGCACGACGCGGCCGTGCGGGAGCTCCTCGAGGAGACGGGACTGCGGATCGACGCGGAGGACCTCGTCGGGCCGATCGCGGAGCGCGTGGTGCGTCACGGTTACAGCGACCAGGTGCTCGTTCAGCACGAGATGTTCTTCGCCGTCGACCTGCCGTCGCCGTTCGAGCCCGACGCCGCGGGGTTCACCGAGGAGGAGCAGGTCACCCTCACGGGGTTCGAGTGGTTCGCCGCGTCCCAGCTCGCCGACATCACCGTCTGGCCGACCCGGTTGCCGGACCTGTTCGGCGCCCGCCAGGGCGACTTCGTCGATCTCGGCGAGGTGGAGGAGTCGACCGTCCCCGTCGCGCTGGGCCATCGGGAGTCCTGA